In Rhododendron vialii isolate Sample 1 chromosome 9a, ASM3025357v1, the following are encoded in one genomic region:
- the LOC131301789 gene encoding guanosine nucleotide diphosphate dissociation inhibitor 2 isoform X2, giving the protein MDEEYDVIVLGTGLKECILSGLLSVDGLKVLHMDRNDYYGGESTSLNLIQLWKRFRGSDKPPAHLGSSRDYNVDMVPKFMMANGTLVRVLIHTDVTKYLYFKAVDGSFVYNKGKVHKVPATDMEALKSPLMGIFEKRRARKFFIYVQDYDETDPKTHEGMDLARVTTRELIAKYGLDDNTVDFIGHALALHRDDRYLDEPALDTVKRMKLYSESLARFQGGSPYIYPLYGLGELPQAFARLSAVYGGTYMLNKPECKVEFNEEGQVIGVTSEGETARCKKVVCDPSYLPNKVRKVGRVARAIAIMNHPIPNTNDCHSVQVILPQKQLGRKSDMYLFCCSYSHNVAPKGKFIAFVSTEAETDQPEIELKPGIDLLGPVEELFFDIYDRSEPVNEPSLDNCFISASYDATTHFESTVMDVLNMYTMITGKAVDLSVDLSAASAAEE; this is encoded by the exons ATGGATGAAGAGTACGACGTGATTGTGCTTGGGACCGGCCTCAAAGAATGCATCCTCAGCGGTCTTCTTTCCGTTGATGGCCTTAAg GTTCTGCACATGGATAGGAACGACTATTATGGAGGAGAGTCAACTTCACTTAACCTTATTCAG CTCTGGAAGAGGTTTAGAGGAAGTGATAAGCCTCCAGCTCATTTGGGTTCGAGTAGGGATTACAATGTGGATATGGTCCCAAAG tTTATGATGGCAAATGGTACTCTTGTACGAGTACTCATTCACACCGATGTTACCAAATATTTGTACTTCAAAGCTGTAGATGGGAGCTTCGTCTATAACAAAGGAAAG GTTCACAAGGTGCCGGCAACTGATATGGAGGCCCTCAAATCTCCTCTTATGGGCATTTTTGAAAAGCGCCGGGCTCGCAAGTTCTTCATTTATGTACAAGATTATGATGAAACTGATCCCAAAACACACGAGGGGATGGACCTGGCTAGAGTGACAACTAGAGAGCTTATTGC GaaatatggtcttgatgataACACTGTGGACTTTATTGGTCATGCTTTGGCACTTCACAGAGATGATCGCTACTTAGACGAGCCTGCTTTGGATACTGTGAAGAGAATGAAG CTTTATTCCGAGTCTCTTGCTCGTTTCCAAGGAGGATCTCCTTACATTTACCCTTTGTACGGGCTAGGGGAGCTCCCTCAG GCATTTGCTCGGTTAAGTGCTGTTTATGGTGGGACATACATGTTGAATAAACCTGAATGCAAG GTAGAGTTCAATGAAGAAGGCCAGGTTATTGGTGTCACATCAGAAGGAGAAACTGCTAGGTGCAAGAAAGTTGTATGCGATCCTTCCTACTTACCCAATAAG GTTAGGAAAGTTGGCAGGGTTGCAAGGGCAATTGCCATTATGAACCACCCAATCCCGAACACCAATGATTGTCATTCAGTGCAGGTTATTCTACCACAGAAGCAGTTGGGTCGCAAATCAGATAT GTatcttttttgttgttcttaTTCTCACAATGTTGCCCCAAAGGGAAAATTCATTGCATTTGTATCGACGGAGGCGGAGACCGATCAGCCCGAGATTGAACTGAAACCAGGAATTGATCTGTTGGGACCTGTGGAAGAGTTGTTCTTTGATATTTATGACAGATCTGAGCCAGTCAATGAACCTTCTCTCGACAACTGTTTTATATCAGCG AGTTATGATGCCACAACTCACTTTGAGTCGACTGTCATGGATGTGCTCAACATGTATACCATGATTACTGGAAAg GCTGTTGACCTCAGCGTGGATCTAAGTGCTGCTAGTGCTGCAGAAGAATGA
- the LOC131301790 gene encoding ankyrin repeat protein SKIP35: MEDDNFLAMGSDGLGLEMGGNPEEPSCSAMEMDESGMASPKNEIAVFTPEKGEASDVVFSREAPLVSTQPVMSGACPCGVKKLKSRMVSAESELSQNKEIGHEKKLSRQDRIELGHLFQGAVSTHDWELAESLVLLADPQTLNDALCISLDSIWFLSTQLELLGITGLIKKIVDSGAYDFTRAALRTSFLASCVSACQSRTMNLADTVALMAQRLHERLQECNGDEVLKAEAGAKVQKFTEWALKCIGFHSRSQGNRDKVVQSSAVEIQLQLSAFKTFLDLAGNQLTGKDFTEAFDAACFPLTLFSSSFDPGWSSGISATAIHGLLGMLVEGGADNVNQCFLEASRFGSTELVRILLQIAQRNSLDVDVDLALGFASHYGKIDTMECLVEEGNAMAFLGPLMRAAERGCMQVVQWFVKRGCRDMELCLALTAATSSSQVEIASYLLPHVPQHVLAALSIEILKAAGERSGGSLDGVAFLLNSDFLGDPAATYAVADSIARSDDEAVAPELRDFLREHWSEAAFAQGLKEGEEHFLNMVRIIRWGGSPICLRDLPGPLQVAIAYLPLYRECVKACGCLLSQRLRGQLVEAATRLGNGTMDEAAASKGRELLVVLEHNLPPPFLFHASSTA, encoded by the exons atggaagatGACAATTTTTTGGCCATGGGAAGTGATGGCTTGGGTTTGGAGATGGGGGGTAATCCCGAAGAGCCATCGTGTTCTGCTATGGAAATGGATGAGAGTGGAATGGCATCTCCAAAGAACGAGATTGCAGTTTTTACACCAGAAAAAGGTGAGGCGAGTGATGTGGTATTTTCAAGAGAAGCACCCCTTGTTAGTACACAACCGGTTATGTCAGGGGCTTGTCCTTGTGGGGTGAAGAAACTCAAATCCAGAATGGTCAGTGCAGAATCTGAGCTAAGTCAGAACAAGGAGATTGGGCATGAGAAAAAACTCAGTAGGCAAGACAGGATTGAGCTGGGGCATTTGTTTCAGGGCGCTGTGAGTACCCATGACTGGGAACTTGCAGAAAGTCTGGTATTGTTGGCAGATCCGCAAACACTCAATGATGCCTTGTGCATTTCCTTAGATTCGATCTGGTTCTTGAGCACACAACTGGAGCTGCTTGGAATTACTGGATTAATTAAGAAGATTGTTGACAGCGGTGCTTATGACTTCACAAGAGCTGCTCTTAGGACTTCTTTCCTTGCATCGTGTGTTTCCGCCTGTCAGAGCAGAACAATGAATTTGGCTGATACAGTGGCTTTAATGGCCCAAAg ATTGCACGAGCGTCTCCAGGAATGCAATGGCGATGAAGTTCTAAAGGCAGAAGCTGGTGCCAAGGTTCAGAAGTTTACTGAATGGGCTCTGAAATGTATAGGCTTCCATTCTCGAAGCCAGGGGAATAGGGATAAAGTGGTTCAAAGTTCTGCTGTTGAGATCCAACTCCAATTATCTGCATTCAAAACATTCCTAGATCTGGCAGGAAACCAACTTACTGGGAAGGACTTCACGGAGGCCTTTGATGCGGCTTGCTTTCCCCTTACTCTCTTCTCTAGTTCATTTGACCCTGGTTGGTCATCGGGGATATCAGCAACTGCCATTCATGGCTTGCTAGGTATGCTGGTAGAAGGTGGTGCAGACAATGTGAACCAGTGTTTTCTTGAAGCCTCACGTTTTGGCAGCACGGAACTTGTTCGCATTTTGTTGCAG ATTGCCCAGAGGAATAGTTTGGATGTCGATGTTGACCTGGCTTTGGGTTTTGCTTCCCACTACGGCAAGATTGACACCATGGAATGTTTAGTGGAGGAGGGTAATGCAATGGCATTTTTGGGTCCTCTGATGAGAGCAGCGGAGAGGGGTTGCATGCAAGTTGTCCAATGGTTTGTGAAAAGAGGCTGCCGAGACATGGAACTGTGTCTAGCCCTTACGGCTGCCACTTCCAGCAGCCAAGTTGAGATTGCTTCCTATTTGCTCCCTCATGTCCCTCAACATGTCCTTGCAGCCCTCAGCATTGAAATCCTCAAGGCCGCTGGTGAACGCAGTGGTGGATCCCTTGATGGGGTAGCATTTCTCCTCAATTCGGACTTCTTAGGCGATCCAGCCGCTACTTATGCCGTTGCTGACAGCATTGCTAGGTCTGACGACGAGGCTGTTGCTCCTGAGCTTAGGGATTTTCTTCGGGAGCACTGGTCTGAGGCGGCTTTTGCTCAAGGAttgaaggaaggagaagaacaTTTCCTGAACATGGTGAGGATTATAAGGTGGGGTGGATCTCCTATTTGCTTAAGGGATCTACCTGGCCCGTTACAGGTGGCAATAGCATATTTGCCCCTGTATAGGGAGTGTGTCAAGGCGTGCGGATGCTTGTTGTCGCAAAGGCTAAGGGGACAACTTGTGGAAGCAGCAACTAGGCTAGGAAATGGAACCATGGATGAGGCGGCGGCAAGCAAGGGGAGAGAGCTGTTGGTTGTTTTGGAGCATAATCTTCCTCCTCCATTTTTGTTCCATGCTTCTAGTACTGCATAG
- the LOC131301789 gene encoding guanosine nucleotide diphosphate dissociation inhibitor 2 isoform X1, producing the protein MDEEYDVIVLGTGLKECILSGLLSVDGLKVLHMDRNDYYGGESTSLNLIQLWKRFRGSDKPPAHLGSSRDYNVDMVPKFMMANGTLVRVLIHTDVTKYLYFKAVDGSFVYNKGKVHKVPATDMEALKSPLMGIFEKRRARKFFIYVQDYDETDPKTHEGMDLARVTTRELIAKYGLDDNTVDFIGHALALHRDDRYLDEPALDTVKRMKLYSESLARFQGGSPYIYPLYGLGELPQAFARLSAVYGGTYMLNKPECKVEFNEEGQVIGVTSEGETARCKKVVCDPSYLPNKVRKVGRVARAIAIMNHPIPNTNDCHSVQVILPQKQLGRKSDMYLFCCSYSHNVAPKGKFIAFVSTEAETDQPEIELKPGIDLLGPVEELFFDIYDRSEPVNEPSLDNCFISASYDATTHFESTVMDVLNMYTMITGKVIFFQVSNILSIKICCHCSRCFVTSKISGFIHG; encoded by the exons ATGGATGAAGAGTACGACGTGATTGTGCTTGGGACCGGCCTCAAAGAATGCATCCTCAGCGGTCTTCTTTCCGTTGATGGCCTTAAg GTTCTGCACATGGATAGGAACGACTATTATGGAGGAGAGTCAACTTCACTTAACCTTATTCAG CTCTGGAAGAGGTTTAGAGGAAGTGATAAGCCTCCAGCTCATTTGGGTTCGAGTAGGGATTACAATGTGGATATGGTCCCAAAG tTTATGATGGCAAATGGTACTCTTGTACGAGTACTCATTCACACCGATGTTACCAAATATTTGTACTTCAAAGCTGTAGATGGGAGCTTCGTCTATAACAAAGGAAAG GTTCACAAGGTGCCGGCAACTGATATGGAGGCCCTCAAATCTCCTCTTATGGGCATTTTTGAAAAGCGCCGGGCTCGCAAGTTCTTCATTTATGTACAAGATTATGATGAAACTGATCCCAAAACACACGAGGGGATGGACCTGGCTAGAGTGACAACTAGAGAGCTTATTGC GaaatatggtcttgatgataACACTGTGGACTTTATTGGTCATGCTTTGGCACTTCACAGAGATGATCGCTACTTAGACGAGCCTGCTTTGGATACTGTGAAGAGAATGAAG CTTTATTCCGAGTCTCTTGCTCGTTTCCAAGGAGGATCTCCTTACATTTACCCTTTGTACGGGCTAGGGGAGCTCCCTCAG GCATTTGCTCGGTTAAGTGCTGTTTATGGTGGGACATACATGTTGAATAAACCTGAATGCAAG GTAGAGTTCAATGAAGAAGGCCAGGTTATTGGTGTCACATCAGAAGGAGAAACTGCTAGGTGCAAGAAAGTTGTATGCGATCCTTCCTACTTACCCAATAAG GTTAGGAAAGTTGGCAGGGTTGCAAGGGCAATTGCCATTATGAACCACCCAATCCCGAACACCAATGATTGTCATTCAGTGCAGGTTATTCTACCACAGAAGCAGTTGGGTCGCAAATCAGATAT GTatcttttttgttgttcttaTTCTCACAATGTTGCCCCAAAGGGAAAATTCATTGCATTTGTATCGACGGAGGCGGAGACCGATCAGCCCGAGATTGAACTGAAACCAGGAATTGATCTGTTGGGACCTGTGGAAGAGTTGTTCTTTGATATTTATGACAGATCTGAGCCAGTCAATGAACCTTCTCTCGACAACTGTTTTATATCAGCG AGTTATGATGCCACAACTCACTTTGAGTCGACTGTCATGGATGTGCTCAACATGTATACCATGATTACTGGAAAggtaatttttttccaagttagcAATATTCTGTCCATAAAGATATGTTGCCATTGCTCCAGATGTTTTGTCACTAGCAAGATTTCTGGCTTTATTCATGGATGA